Proteins encoded in a region of the Methanobrevibacter millerae genome:
- a CDS encoding glycosyltransferase family 8 protein produces MFNVVLASNNEYSSFLCITLISLLENNKNDFNDINVFILSDGITNKNINKIKDVVNEYECSLHFIKTKNIEDLNFHIASLDRDNIISFTTYSRLFISSLLPKDIDKILYLDCDSLIVDSLKQLWDEDISDYYCAGVLDCCNTTIQEMLGYSKEDKYVNAGVLLINLKKWRENNVEEKFIEFIKDNQNRFYQHDQGVINVIFKDKIKIISPKYNLQRYFQYMPYFVSRKFCCIEHEYYSKEIMDDARKNPIFLHFCAADVFRPWKNPDHPYAELYQYYAKLSNSESAIVYSTKFNNKLKLFQLLSKNKFGNFILYLTPYFLVKKVVNKSAVKELELEFEKAKQHEL; encoded by the coding sequence ATGTTTAATGTTGTATTAGCATCTAATAATGAATACTCTTCATTTTTATGCATAACTTTAATATCATTATTAGAAAATAATAAAAATGATTTTAATGATATTAATGTGTTTATTTTAAGTGATGGAATTACTAATAAAAATATAAATAAAATAAAAGATGTTGTAAATGAATATGAGTGTTCTTTACATTTCATTAAAACAAAAAATATTGAAGATTTAAATTTTCATATTGCTTCTCTTGATAGAGATAACATTATTTCGTTTACTACTTATTCAAGATTATTTATTTCAAGTTTACTACCTAAAGATATAGATAAAATTTTATATTTGGATTGTGATAGTCTTATCGTTGATTCATTAAAACAATTATGGGATGAAGATATTTCTGATTATTATTGTGCTGGAGTATTAGATTGTTGCAATACTACAATTCAGGAAATGTTGGGTTATTCTAAAGAGGATAAATATGTTAATGCTGGTGTTCTACTGATTAATTTGAAAAAATGGCGTGAAAATAATGTTGAAGAAAAATTCATAGAATTTATTAAAGATAATCAGAATAGGTTTTATCAACATGATCAGGGTGTAATTAATGTAATTTTTAAAGATAAAATTAAAATAATCTCACCAAAGTATAATCTTCAAAGATATTTTCAATATATGCCTTATTTTGTGTCAAGAAAGTTTTGTTGCATAGAACATGAATATTATTCTAAGGAAATTATGGATGATGCCCGAAAAAATCCAATATTTCTTCATTTTTGTGCCGCTGATGTTTTTCGCCCATGGAAGAATCCTGATCATCCTTATGCGGAATTATATCAATATTATGCAAAATTATCAAATTCTGAATCTGCAATTGTTTATTCAACAAAATTTAATAATAAATTAAAATTATTCCAATTGTTATCTAAAAATAAATTTGGTAATTTTATTTTATATCTAACACCTTATTTCTTAGTTAAAAAAGTTGTTAATAAATCTGCGGTTAAAGAATTAGAATTAGAATTTGAAAAAGCAAAACAACATGAATTATAA
- a CDS encoding DUF4422 domain-containing protein: MDKTVDVFILTFNQEISDEYDSELYKPLVCGRGITENKPNYFYDDEGDNISNLNKYYSELTGEYWAWKNTNQDIIGFCHYRRWFVRSLRWDKLTKSDIINDLNEYDIILPKPMKFIKPLYDFHKSLNVERPDYDVLFEDYVLIEDILKRFFPKYAKTYNEVMNDRYLWLNNMFICNRELANDYFDWLFKVFDKISEEIDFDKYKFRDTRIFGFMAERLLTTYIIANDLKVKEYNILLNTRKFPIVHILISKYPILTQFEKIFESFIKK, translated from the coding sequence TTGGATAAAACAGTTGATGTATTTATTTTAACATTTAATCAGGAAATTTCTGATGAATATGACTCTGAGTTATATAAACCTTTAGTCTGTGGCAGAGGAATAACGGAGAATAAACCTAATTATTTTTATGATGATGAAGGAGATAATATTTCTAATTTAAATAAATATTATTCTGAGTTAACTGGTGAGTATTGGGCTTGGAAAAATACTAATCAGGACATAATAGGATTTTGCCATTATCGTAGATGGTTTGTAAGAAGTTTAAGATGGGATAAACTCACTAAGTCCGATATTATCAATGATTTAAATGAATATGATATCATTTTACCAAAACCTATGAAATTTATTAAGCCATTATATGATTTCCATAAATCATTAAACGTAGAACGTCCGGATTATGATGTTCTATTTGAAGATTATGTATTAATTGAAGATATATTAAAGCGATTTTTTCCAAAATATGCAAAAACTTATAATGAGGTCATGAATGACCGATATCTCTGGTTAAACAATATGTTTATTTGCAATAGAGAATTAGCAAATGATTATTTTGATTGGTTATTTAAAGTTTTTGATAAAATTAGTGAAGAAATTGATTTTGATAAATATAAATTCAGAGATACAAGAATATTTGGATTTATGGCTGAAAGATTATTAACAACTTATATTATAGCAAATGATTTGAAGGTTAAAGAGTACAATATATTATTAAATACAAGAAAATTTCCAATTGTTCATATTTTAATTTCTAAATATCCTATATTAACCCAATTTGAAAAGATTTTCGAAAGTTTTATTAAAAAATAA
- a CDS encoding IS4 family transposase: MTQKEYTAFILSQRSCTSYIETIRFFTMWMKKDFETISSQGIGKQRMFIDPKVFIDMYECFIDELYNKFPGFSKFKGYIVSACDGSIVDLPNVTLTREEFPVGDENLLKEKRIRARVSCVLDVHSKHILTVKIVETVVNEIDLAIEHLNNLKQRLDITKVITIYDRGYPSIELMAKTIDLNSKFLIRLPKNVFAHQIKQMKTNDEIIQINMTNNRLKKFDDENLKEKARKMGRLEIRIALIDIGNEEPEILATNLTPEEFSTEDLKELYAKRWTVETGFDRLKNLIEIEDFSGIRRQIIEQDFYAHIFVYNLAITIKNHAENNITRTPRNKDKKIIYQSNFAKIIGNIYLFFFDILFGSRTKREEIIDFITKEASKELTQYEEHQYDEKERKNPDVNNKHPGNKKKTH; this comes from the coding sequence ATGACTCAAAAAGAATATACTGCATTTATTCTTTCCCAAAGGAGCTGTACTAGTTATATTGAAACGATTAGATTTTTTACTATGTGGATGAAGAAAGATTTTGAAACGATTTCGAGTCAGGGAATTGGAAAACAGAGAATGTTTATTGACCCTAAAGTGTTTATTGACATGTATGAATGTTTTATTGATGAATTATATAACAAATTTCCAGGATTTTCAAAATTTAAAGGATATATTGTCAGTGCGTGTGATGGGAGTATTGTTGATCTTCCAAATGTTACTTTAACACGTGAAGAATTTCCTGTTGGTGATGAAAACTTGTTAAAAGAAAAAAGAATTCGTGCAAGAGTTTCATGCGTATTGGATGTGCATTCCAAACATATTTTAACTGTAAAAATTGTTGAAACAGTAGTAAATGAAATTGATTTAGCAATAGAACATCTAAATAACTTAAAACAACGATTAGACATCACAAAAGTAATTACCATTTATGACAGGGGTTATCCATCAATCGAATTAATGGCAAAAACTATTGATTTGAACTCAAAATTTTTAATAAGACTACCAAAAAACGTATTTGCACATCAAATTAAACAAATGAAAACCAATGATGAAATAATACAAATCAACATGACAAACAACAGATTAAAGAAATTTGATGATGAAAATTTAAAAGAAAAAGCAAGAAAAATGGGACGATTAGAAATAAGAATAGCATTAATAGATATTGGAAATGAAGAACCAGAAATACTAGCAACAAATTTAACACCAGAAGAATTCTCAACAGAAGATTTAAAAGAATTATATGCAAAAAGATGGACAGTAGAAACAGGATTCGATAGATTAAAAAATCTCATCGAAATCGAAGATTTCAGCGGAATACGAAGACAAATAATCGAACAAGATTTTTACGCACATATATTCGTTTATAACCTAGCAATAACCATAAAAAACCACGCAGAAAACAATATAACAAGAACACCCAGAAATAAAGATAAAAAAATAATTTATCAGTCGAATTTCGCAAAAATAATAGGAAATATCTATTTATTCTTCTTTGACATACTATTTGGATCGAGAACAAAAAGAGAAGAAATAATCGATTTTATAACAAAAGAAGCATCCAAAGAACTAACACAATACGAAGAACATCAATATGATGAAAAAGAGCGAAAAAACCCAGATGTTAATAACAAACATCCGGGAAACAAGAAAAAAACACACTAA
- a CDS encoding helix-turn-helix domain-containing protein: MVGRKQIHLKEHLSKNEIEKLLKEYKYYHKIYLRLLFIRMLDKGEELDNVCEFFNISVPTGYNWLNAYNEKGFEGLKPKFAGGRPSKLTSQQFLELKSMIDLKIDAGEKLSRKDVHMLIIEEFGVHYSLKRVGEIIRELGFNYNKAYPFLYKTT, translated from the coding sequence ATGGTAGGAAGAAAACAAATTCATTTAAAAGAACATTTGAGCAAAAACGAAATAGAAAAATTACTTAAAGAATACAAATATTATCATAAAATTTATTTAAGACTTTTATTTATTCGTATGCTTGATAAAGGAGAAGAATTGGATAATGTTTGTGAATTTTTCAATATAAGTGTTCCAACAGGATATAATTGGTTAAATGCATATAATGAAAAAGGATTTGAAGGTTTAAAACCAAAATTTGCTGGAGGAAGACCATCTAAATTAACTTCTCAACAATTTTTGGAATTAAAAAGTATGATTGATCTTAAAATTGATGCTGGTGAGAAATTATCTAGAAAAGATGTTCATATGCTAATTATTGAAGAATTTGGAGTACATTATAGTTTAAAAAGGGTAGGTGAAATAATAAGAGAACTTGGATTCAATTATAATAAAGCATATCCCTTTCTTTACAAAACAACCTGA
- a CDS encoding transposase: MIISETSKAHDIARAFIDIKIANTDITILKLLLNKVLLDSDLSPDQIQQKISEKNSTKEDFINKIMKNINNNELTTVELASKLEKQSKKENLDNQRRIDSTKRQVILENISKEEIKRYSYLEPKINIILDNYSVHKSQLVKEICEILNMNLIYLPPYSPQFNPIEQVWRTCKIEIKRKYYESKEKLEKFFVKTYFKVVNGGNFFNWWEKLNSFILIKRLFLTKVSNT; the protein is encoded by the coding sequence TTGATTATTTCTGAAACATCAAAAGCCCATGATATAGCAAGAGCTTTTATTGATATTAAGATAGCAAATACTGATATAACTATTTTAAAATTATTATTAAATAAAGTTTTGTTGGATTCTGATTTATCTCCAGATCAAATTCAACAAAAGATTTCAGAAAAAAATTCAACAAAAGAAGATTTTATAAATAAAATAATGAAAAATATTAATAATAATGAATTAACGACTGTCGAATTAGCTTCAAAATTAGAAAAACAGAGCAAAAAAGAAAATTTGGATAATCAAAGAAGAATAGATTCAACTAAGCGTCAGGTCATCTTAGAAAATATTAGTAAAGAAGAAATTAAGAGATATTCTTATTTAGAACCAAAAATTAACATTATTTTAGATAATTATAGCGTTCATAAATCCCAATTGGTTAAAGAAATATGTGAAATTTTGAACATGAATTTAATATATTTGCCACCATATTCCCCTCAATTTAATCCTATAGAACAAGTATGGAGAACATGTAAAATAGAAATAAAAAGAAAATATTATGAATCAAAGGAAAAATTAGAAAAATTTTTTGTCAAAACTTATTTTAAAGTAGTTAATGGAGGTAATTTCTTTAATTGGTGGGAAAAACTAAATTCATTTATTTTAATCAAACGACTATTTTTAACCAAAGTTTCTAATACTTAA
- a CDS encoding transposase, translating into MQNNEDNVVFTEKILKTIEKYKDNTTSTIARIIGKHCNRESLNNVKKRMEIRRKITLYQLEKEDIITKMQTEQRICLILDNYSVHKSAFIKKIALHLNIALIYLPPYSPHLNPIEQIWRQIKREIKHYYLKSKEFLQELTIKTYFESISETKVYDKWLEAFITKVW; encoded by the coding sequence ATGCAAAATAATGAAGATAATGTAGTTTTCACAGAAAAAATTTTAAAAACAATTGAAAAATATAAAGACAATACAACCTCCACAATTGCTAGAATCATTGGAAAACACTGTAATAGAGAATCACTAAATAATGTGAAAAAAAGAATGGAAATAAGGAGAAAAATAACATTATATCAATTAGAAAAAGAAGATATAATTACAAAAATGCAAACCGAACAAAGGATATGTTTAATTCTTGATAATTACAGCGTTCATAAATCTGCATTCATCAAAAAAATAGCACTGCATCTTAATATTGCTCTGATATATCTTCCACCATATTCTCCTCACTTAAATCCAATAGAACAAATTTGGAGACAAATTAAAAGAGAAATAAAACATTATTACCTTAAATCAAAAGAATTTTTACAAGAATTGACAATTAAAACGTACTTTGAATCGATTTCAGAAACAAAAGTTTATGACAAATGGCTCGAAGCATTTATAACAAAAGTTTGGTAA
- a CDS encoding helix-turn-helix domain-containing protein gives MSGKSKINVFNKMTKTALDEEISNYVAYHRYYQRLIAVKIVTEGNTIADAAKILGKSYQTVHRWIKTCEKEGLEGLKPSFGGGRPSKLTYDQLIELDKIIEETPNMSIKDVHFLVNEKFNVDYSLKQIGKIVRKLGYNYSKAYPKFSKSPEDAEEQLKKLRRIQCNIKRCYSLI, from the coding sequence ATGTCTGGAAAATCTAAAATTAATGTTTTTAACAAAATGACAAAAACTGCTTTGGATGAAGAAATTAGTAATTATGTGGCGTATCATAGGTATTATCAAAGATTAATTGCAGTTAAAATTGTTACTGAAGGAAATACAATTGCCGATGCTGCAAAAATCTTGGGAAAATCATATCAAACAGTTCATAGGTGGATTAAAACATGCGAAAAAGAAGGTTTGGAAGGTTTAAAACCTTCTTTTGGTGGAGGAAGACCCTCAAAATTAACTTATGATCAATTAATAGAATTGGACAAAATCATAGAAGAAACACCTAATATGTCTATTAAAGATGTACATTTTCTTGTTAATGAAAAATTCAATGTAGATTATAGTTTAAAGCAAATAGGAAAAATTGTGAGAAAATTAGGTTATAACTATAGTAAAGCATATCCAAAATTTTCAAAATCTCCTGAAGATGCCGAAGAACAGTTAAAAAAACTTAGAAGAATACAATGTAACATCAAACGATGTTATAGTCTTATTTGA
- a CDS encoding capsular polysaccharide synthesis protein, producing the protein MVGYGLMQLFLYWIIFSTSLMIWITILFFFEEGMWMDFFTKGRWCGFFMGGKSNMLFSFLYDMLIQYNLDYNYLIDYFLIDYVTEIAYNSFGVCKEYIDNATLKNSKIFYLDENFSKSCEYDEFLNLCYKYKFFKLSYKKNYNKFDKNGNITYYGHFLKIK; encoded by the coding sequence ATGGTGGGATATGGGTTGATGCAACTGTTTTTATATTGGATTATATTTTCAACGAGTTTGATGATATGGATTACAATACTGTTTTTTTTTGAAGAAGGGATGTGGATGGATTTTTTTACAAAAGGACGATGGTGCGGATTTTTCATGGGTGGAAAATCAAACATGTTGTTTTCATTTTTGTATGATATGTTGATTCAATATAATTTGGATTATAATTATCTTATAGATTATTTTTTAATAGATTATGTGACTGAAATAGCATATAATTCATTTGGGGTTTGTAAAGAATATATTGACAATGCAACTTTAAAAAATTCAAAAATTTTTTATTTAGATGAAAATTTTTCCAAAAGTTGTGAGTATGATGAATTTTTAAATTTGTGTTATAAATATAAATTTTTTAAGTTGTCTTATAAGAAAAATTATAATAAATTTGATAAAAATGGTAATATTACTTATTATGGGCATTTTTTAAAAATAAAATAA
- a CDS encoding capsular polysaccharide synthesis protein: MWCFWWQGIENAPELVKICVKNIEKYSGDYELVILTKYNYSDYVDIPIEIINKFKNQNITITLFSDILRAKLLSLYGGIWVDATVFILDYIFNEFDDMDYNTVFF, encoded by the coding sequence ATTTGGTGTTTTTGGTGGCAGGGTATTGAAAATGCACCAGAATTAGTAAAAATATGTGTGAAAAATATTGAAAAATATTCTGGTGATTATGAATTAGTCATTTTAACTAAATATAATTATTCGGATTATGTTGACATCCCAATTGAGATAATTAATAAATTTAAAAATCAAAATATTACCATTACTCTTTTTTCTGATATTCTTCGAGCAAAACTTTTAAGTTTATATGGTGGGATATGGGTTGATGCAACTGTTTTTATATTGGATTATATTTTCAACGAGTTTGATGATATGGATTACAATACTGTTTTTTTTTGA
- a CDS encoding FkbM family methyltransferase, translating to MLNLENRYIIDIGANNADTALYFAKNGSCVIAFEPVKHIYELGLENIKLNPSLKDKIQYINKAVGAKKGMLNINAESLKDYADGNDSYDIEIITIDDIINDYNFPYDVLKMDCGGCEFEIIKNNDLRKFNEIIFEHHADMVKQDSNQLIDKLKSQDFKIKTFPCNASDKPFEEIGIIYAYK from the coding sequence ATGTTAAACCTTGAAAATAGATATATTATTGATATTGGTGCCAATAATGCTGATACTGCATTATATTTTGCTAAAAATGGTTCTTGCGTTATTGCTTTTGAACCCGTGAAGCATATTTATGAATTAGGACTTGAAAATATCAAACTTAATCCTTCATTAAAAGATAAAATCCAATATATAAATAAAGCTGTTGGTGCTAAAAAAGGAATGTTAAATATTAATGCAGAATCTCTAAAAGACTATGCGGATGGAAATGATTCATATGACATAGAAATAATAACAATAGATGATATAATTAATGATTATAATTTCCCATATGATGTTCTAAAAATGGATTGTGGAGGCTGTGAATTTGAAATAATAAAAAATAATGATTTGAGAAAATTCAATGAAATAATCTTTGAACATCATGCAGATATGGTTAAACAGGATTCTAATCAGTTAATTGATAAATTAAAATCACAAGATTTTAAAATTAAAACATTTCCATGTAATGCCAGTGATAAACCCTTTGAAGAAATTGGAATAATATATGCTTATAAATAA
- a CDS encoding glycosyltransferase family 2 protein, translating to MKISIICVYNNKTVLDDCLLKTLHEQNNDFELILVDNTENKFNCAADALNYGGNKATGELLLFIHQDVKLFENNLNDIIEYCEKLENFGIAGIAGTDLNEGYMKSCGIHNIPPKPMCDNQITKIERVQTLDEVLLIIPQDIFKSYKFNNKLCNDWHLYGGEYCLNLIKNGYSVYVLPIKLYHYSNANSMSVEYFITLKRIFNYYKNDFDIIHTNCWGSHNPKKTNYTKFNNYLQ from the coding sequence ATGAAAATATCAATTATTTGTGTTTATAATAATAAAACAGTTTTAGATGATTGCTTATTAAAAACACTACATGAACAAAATAATGATTTTGAATTAATTTTAGTAGACAATACTGAAAATAAATTTAACTGTGCTGCTGACGCTTTAAATTATGGTGGAAATAAAGCTACTGGAGAGTTATTATTATTTATACACCAAGATGTGAAATTATTTGAAAATAACTTAAACGATATTATAGAATACTGTGAAAAATTAGAAAACTTTGGTATTGCAGGTATTGCAGGAACTGATTTGAATGAAGGCTATATGAAAAGTTGTGGAATCCATAACATCCCCCCAAAACCCATGTGTGATAATCAAATAACTAAAATTGAAAGAGTGCAAACATTAGATGAAGTATTACTAATAATACCTCAAGATATTTTTAAATCATATAAATTTAATAATAAACTTTGTAATGACTGGCACTTATATGGGGGAGAATATTGTCTGAATTTGATAAAAAATGGATACTCAGTATATGTACTTCCAATAAAATTATATCATTATTCAAATGCGAATTCAATGTCAGTAGAATATTTCATTACTTTAAAAAGAATATTTAATTATTATAAGAATGATTTTGATATTATTCATACAAATTGCTGGGGAAGTCATAACCCAAAAAAAACAAATTATACTAAATTTAATAATTATTTACAATAA
- a CDS encoding flippase codes for MSKIQTIFKNMSWLLISQIIASVFGFVWTILLARYLGVDNYGILGFAVSITGILGVIDDLGISTYIVRHISTNYESAPKYLGNTIPLKAIFAAINLIVTFIILVLLNVNQFTIFITLLFSIESIFISYVNTLYGTFQAFEKGKYQGICNILMNTITLIFILISIFADLGLEGVTFAYILANLINLIYAYYILNKHIVKPKYELDWNFCKKVTLLSIPFAVTGILYSIYYSIDIIMLTNMVGDYATGIYNATYKLISVLTLFYSVYTAVIFPVMSRLFKNDKKLLIISYEKSIKYLMLIIIPIAIGTMFYSLDIIQLIYGHKYDQAASVLSILIWTVCLLFISGASNTLLNASHREVTVTKIYAIAAVFNVVLNLIMIPHFSYNGAAITTVLSDLLIVFIQIYVIYKLGHRPNKKLYSDLIKIVLGSAVLGIALYFLNLNMWIAIPVGIIIYFAVITLLKFFDDDDKYVIREILGRN; via the coding sequence ATGAGCAAAATACAAACAATCTTCAAAAATATGAGCTGGCTACTAATATCACAAATAATAGCCAGTGTTTTTGGATTTGTTTGGACTATTTTATTAGCTAGATACCTTGGCGTTGATAATTATGGAATTTTAGGATTTGCAGTTTCTATAACTGGAATTTTAGGAGTTATTGATGATTTAGGAATAAGTACATATATTGTTCGCCATATTTCAACGAATTATGAATCTGCTCCAAAGTATTTGGGCAATACAATACCTTTAAAAGCCATATTTGCGGCTATTAATCTAATTGTCACATTCATCATATTAGTTTTACTTAATGTGAATCAATTTACAATATTTATAACATTACTTTTCTCTATTGAATCGATTTTTATATCTTATGTAAATACACTTTATGGGACATTTCAAGCATTTGAAAAGGGTAAATATCAAGGAATTTGTAATATATTAATGAATACAATAACATTAATATTCATTTTAATTTCAATTTTTGCTGATTTAGGTCTTGAAGGAGTTACATTCGCATACATTTTAGCTAATTTAATCAATCTCATTTATGCATATTACATTTTAAACAAACATATTGTAAAACCAAAATACGAACTTGACTGGAATTTTTGTAAAAAAGTTACATTATTATCCATTCCCTTTGCGGTGACAGGAATATTATATAGCATTTATTATTCTATTGACATTATTATGCTCACCAATATGGTTGGGGATTATGCAACAGGAATTTATAATGCAACTTATAAGCTGATTTCTGTTTTAACCTTATTTTATTCAGTTTATACTGCTGTAATATTTCCAGTAATGAGCAGACTATTTAAAAATGATAAAAAATTATTAATAATAAGCTATGAAAAGTCAATCAAATATTTAATGCTCATTATTATACCAATAGCTATCGGAACAATGTTTTACTCATTAGATATTATCCAATTAATTTATGGACATAAATATGACCAAGCAGCATCTGTTTTATCAATCTTAATTTGGACAGTTTGCCTATTATTCATTAGCGGTGCAAGCAACACTCTTTTAAATGCATCACACAGAGAAGTTACGGTAACAAAGATTTATGCAATAGCTGCTGTATTTAATGTTGTCTTAAACTTAATCATGATTCCACATTTCTCATACAACGGCGCTGCAATCACAACGGTTTTAAGTGATTTGTTAATTGTATTTATACAGATATATGTAATTTATAAACTAGGACACAGACCAAATAAAAAACTATACAGTGATTTAATAAAAATCGTATTAGGATCAGCAGTTTTAGGAATCGCATTATACTTCCTAAACCTAAACATGTGGATTGCCATACCTGTTGGAATAATAATATACTTTGCAGTAATAACATTATTAAAATTCTTTGATGATGATGACAAATATGTAATTAGAGAAATATTGGGTAGAAACTAG
- a CDS encoding acyltransferase yields MKSKERIFYFDVLRAFAIIAVIICHVGHFFGPLTTPAQIISELTFINIGMAGVPIFLMISGALLLNREYPNLKNFLKHRFARIIYPFIFWTILILGQLYYHGYNSKFIWGVFIGEPSILWYFWTLIGIYLFIPVLNSFIKDYKIKGAEYFLAIWLFTIILKTFNAYPLWSHFNLDMFANYIGYPVLGYWISNKKFNINDKKLCIAGLIIFLISLAVFVYCCYTNFSLAQYQNLPNMLEAAGLFIFIMCLDRLNRFESIKDGFIGNAILSLSICSYGMYFSHTIVVKALSYHNPGSNTLFPLMFVLIVFLSWLLPYVLSKIPYVKTFSGV; encoded by the coding sequence ATGAAAAGCAAAGAGAGAATATTTTACTTTGATGTGCTAAGGGCATTTGCAATAATAGCTGTAATAATATGTCATGTAGGCCACTTTTTCGGCCCGCTAACAACACCTGCACAGATTATAAGCGAACTTACATTCATTAATATCGGCATGGCCGGCGTTCCAATCTTTCTGATGATCAGCGGAGCACTGCTTTTAAACAGAGAGTATCCAAACCTTAAAAACTTTTTAAAACACAGGTTTGCAAGAATCATCTACCCATTTATCTTCTGGACCATATTAATTCTAGGACAACTTTACTACCATGGATACAATTCTAAGTTCATCTGGGGAGTTTTTATTGGTGAGCCGTCAATTCTGTGGTATTTTTGGACACTGATCGGAATATACCTGTTCATTCCTGTTTTAAACTCGTTTATTAAGGATTATAAAATCAAAGGAGCTGAATACTTTTTGGCAATCTGGCTTTTTACAATTATTCTGAAAACATTCAATGCTTATCCTTTATGGAGCCATTTCAACCTGGACATGTTTGCAAACTATATAGGATATCCTGTTTTGGGATACTGGATTTCAAACAAAAAGTTCAATATCAATGACAAGAAGCTATGCATTGCAGGTCTTATAATATTTTTAATTTCCCTTGCAGTCTTTGTATATTGCTGTTATACAAATTTCAGTTTAGCCCAGTATCAAAACCTTCCGAACATGCTTGAGGCAGCGGGACTGTTTATATTCATCATGTGCCTTGACAGACTAAACAGATTCGAGTCAATAAAAGATGGTTTTATAGGTAATGCAATACTGTCCCTAAGTATATGCAGTTACGGAATGTACTTTTCACACACCATTGTCGTAAAGGCACTTTCATACCACAATCCAGGATCCAACACGTTATTCCCGTTAATGTTTGTGCTGATAGTATTTTTAAGCTGGCTTTTACCATATGTGTTAAGCAAGATTCCATATGTAAAGACTTTCAGCGGGGTTTAA